One Methylocapsa sp. D3K7 DNA window includes the following coding sequences:
- the trmD gene encoding tRNA (guanosine(37)-N1)-methyltransferase TrmD: MWTATVFTLFPEMFPGPLGVSLAGEGLSRDIWSMEARDIRAHGIGRHRAVDDTPAGGGPGMVIRADVLSASLDAGLDRADSRPRLLLSARGTPFTQARARALASGQGVVLICGRFEGVDERIIAARGLEEISIGDYVLSGGEIAAMAICDACIRLLPGVMGAEASGVEESFEAGLLEYPHFTRPRAWEGHEIPEVLLSGDHAKIKAWREAEALRITRERRPDLLKRR, from the coding sequence ATGTGGACCGCAACGGTCTTCACCCTGTTTCCGGAGATGTTTCCGGGGCCTCTTGGCGTATCCCTCGCGGGCGAGGGGCTATCTCGCGATATTTGGTCAATGGAAGCGCGCGATATCCGGGCCCATGGAATTGGACGGCATCGCGCTGTCGATGATACCCCTGCGGGTGGCGGCCCCGGCATGGTGATCCGCGCCGATGTGCTGAGCGCAAGCCTCGACGCTGGGCTTGATCGAGCCGATTCTAGACCCCGTCTGCTACTCAGCGCGCGTGGCACTCCTTTCACCCAGGCACGTGCTCGGGCACTCGCTTCGGGCCAGGGAGTGGTGCTGATCTGCGGGCGGTTCGAGGGCGTCGATGAGCGCATCATTGCAGCGCGGGGTCTCGAGGAAATCTCAATCGGCGATTATGTGCTTTCTGGCGGCGAGATAGCAGCGATGGCGATATGCGATGCTTGCATTCGGCTGTTGCCTGGCGTGATGGGCGCGGAAGCGTCCGGCGTCGAGGAAAGTTTCGAGGCGGGACTGCTTGAATATCCGCATTTTACCCGGCCACGCGCTTGGGAGGGCCACGAAATTCCTGAAGTGCTGCTTTCTGGTGACCACGCGAAAATCAAGGCGTGGCGCGAGGCGGAAGCGCTCAGGATTACTCGCGAGCGGCGGCCGGATTTACTCAAACGTCGCTGA
- the rimM gene encoding ribosome maturation factor RimM (Essential for efficient processing of 16S rRNA) translates to MVKDLILVGRFGAPHGVGGDLRLQSFTGVPCEIAAYKPLLDESGTRQFSIVSLRPVKDSLFVVKIAGVANRGSAAALTNASLYVPRDALPDAGEEEFYLTDLIGMSAFTQAGEAFGRVIDVLNFGGGDILEIARASGGETFFLPFKKEIFPHIDLKAGCLTLVPPVEIEAKPLEG, encoded by the coding sequence ATGGTCAAGGATCTTATCCTCGTTGGCCGGTTTGGCGCCCCACATGGCGTCGGCGGCGATTTGCGGCTCCAATCTTTCACCGGCGTTCCATGTGAGATCGCTGCTTACAAGCCTCTACTGGATGAAAGCGGCACTCGACAATTCTCGATTGTCAGCCTGCGTCCGGTGAAGGACTCATTGTTCGTGGTCAAGATCGCGGGAGTTGCCAACCGCGGGAGTGCCGCAGCCTTGACCAATGCATCGCTCTATGTGCCGCGCGATGCTTTGCCGGACGCTGGGGAGGAAGAATTTTATCTCACTGATTTGATCGGCATGTCGGCATTCACTCAAGCGGGCGAGGCATTTGGCCGTGTCATCGATGTCCTGAATTTCGGGGGCGGGGATATTTTAGAAATTGCCCGCGCCAGCGGCGGTGAGACTTTTTTTTTGCCGTTCAAAAAGGAAATTTTTCCGCATATTGATCTCAAGGCTGGATGTTTGACTCTCGTGCCACCCGTCGAGATCGAAGCAAAACCGCTAGAGGGCTGA
- the rpsP gene encoding 30S ribosomal protein S16, with the protein MPLKIRLSRGGAKKRPFYRVVVADSRMPRDGRFIERLGTFDPLKAKDAEGRVVLDQDKAKAWIAKGAQPTDRVARLLDGLGVLTREQHSNPKKALPKKKAQERAAAADKAAASPA; encoded by the coding sequence ATGCCATTGAAAATTCGTCTGTCACGCGGGGGCGCCAAAAAGCGGCCGTTCTACCGTGTCGTTGTTGCCGATTCCCGGATGCCGCGCGATGGGAGGTTCATCGAGCGTCTCGGCACTTTCGATCCCTTGAAGGCGAAGGATGCGGAGGGGCGCGTCGTGCTTGACCAGGACAAGGCGAAAGCTTGGATCGCCAAGGGCGCACAGCCGACCGACCGCGTCGCCCGCCTGCTCGACGGTCTCGGCGTTCTGACGCGAGAGCAGCACAGCAATCCCAAAAAGGCATTGCCAAAGAAAAAGGCGCAGGAACGCGCCGCTGCGGCAGACAAGGCGGCCGCATCGCCGGCCTGA
- the ffh gene encoding signal recognition particle protein produces MFEGLSEKLSGILDKLTRRGALSEEDVSLALREVRRALLEADVALDVVRSFVDKVRARAVGANVVKSVTPGQMVVKIVNDVLIETLGADADPINLDAAPPVAIMMVGLQGAGKTTTAAKIAKRLSEKMKRKVLMASLDVKRPAAQEQLAVLGRQVDIDTLPIIVGQTPVQIAKRAEQAARLQGYDVVILDTAGRTHIDEALMAEMAEIKAASQPHEILLVADSLTGQDAVHLAKSFDNRVGITGIVLTRIDGDGRGGAALSMRAVTGKPIKLLGTGEKMDALEDFHPSRIANRILGMGDIVSLVEKAAESIDAEQARRATERMRKGKFDLEDLLDQLAQVEKIGGLGGIMGMLPGVAKMKSQLASANIDDRIIKRQRAMIYSMTREERRNPDLLKASRKRRIAAGSGVKVEDINKLLKQHRQMADMMKAMGGPKRGGAMGKMASMLGLPAGMPQPTPEQIAAMQKQMGQKHVASAPLSGSHGHAPKKLAIGTVETPKLPGLGGRLLSGLSPFGKKK; encoded by the coding sequence ATGTTCGAAGGGCTTTCGGAAAAGCTCTCTGGAATTCTGGATAAACTGACGCGTCGTGGCGCGCTCTCGGAAGAAGACGTGAGTCTCGCACTGCGCGAGGTTCGCCGCGCCCTTCTTGAAGCCGACGTTGCGCTCGACGTCGTTCGCTCCTTTGTGGACAAGGTGCGTGCTCGCGCTGTCGGCGCCAATGTCGTCAAATCAGTGACGCCCGGCCAGATGGTCGTGAAGATTGTCAATGACGTCTTGATCGAAACGCTCGGCGCTGATGCCGACCCTATCAATCTCGATGCAGCTCCGCCTGTCGCTATCATGATGGTCGGCCTACAAGGCGCGGGCAAAACGACCACTGCTGCCAAAATAGCCAAGCGGCTTTCCGAAAAAATGAAGCGCAAGGTCTTGATGGCCTCGCTCGATGTGAAACGGCCGGCCGCGCAAGAGCAACTCGCCGTGCTTGGCCGCCAGGTCGATATCGATACTTTGCCGATCATCGTCGGTCAGACTCCTGTCCAGATTGCCAAACGCGCGGAACAGGCGGCGCGTTTGCAAGGCTATGATGTCGTTATCCTCGACACGGCCGGGCGCACCCATATCGACGAAGCTCTGATGGCCGAGATGGCTGAGATCAAGGCGGCATCGCAACCGCATGAGATCTTGCTTGTCGCTGACAGCCTCACCGGTCAGGACGCGGTTCATCTAGCGAAAAGCTTCGATAATCGTGTCGGCATCACCGGCATCGTGCTGACGCGGATCGATGGCGACGGACGTGGCGGCGCTGCGCTGTCCATGCGTGCTGTCACCGGCAAACCGATCAAGCTGCTTGGGACCGGCGAGAAGATGGACGCGCTGGAGGATTTCCATCCATCCCGTATCGCTAATCGCATTCTCGGTATGGGCGACATCGTTTCGCTCGTCGAAAAAGCAGCCGAGTCAATCGATGCTGAGCAGGCACGCCGCGCCACTGAGCGGATGCGCAAGGGAAAGTTCGATCTTGAGGACCTCTTGGATCAGCTCGCCCAAGTCGAGAAGATCGGCGGCCTCGGAGGCATCATGGGGATGCTGCCGGGGGTCGCCAAGATGAAGAGTCAGCTTGCCTCCGCCAACATCGATGATCGTATCATCAAACGCCAGCGCGCGATGATTTACTCGATGACGCGCGAGGAGCGCCGCAATCCCGACCTGCTCAAGGCTTCGCGCAAAAGGCGCATCGCGGCCGGATCCGGGGTCAAGGTCGAGGATATAAACAAGCTCTTGAAACAGCACCGGCAAATGGCCGATATGATGAAGGCGATGGGGGGCCCCAAGCGAGGCGGTGCGATGGGGAAAATGGCCTCGATGCTCGGACTTCCGGCAGGTATGCCGCAACCAACGCCTGAACAGATAGCCGCCATGCAAAAACAAATGGGGCAAAAGCACGTTGCCTCGGCGCCGCTATCCGGATCGCACGGGCATGCTCCGAAAAAACTGGCGATCGGAACCGTGGAAACACCAAAATTACCTGGTCTCGGCGGCCGCCTTTTGAGCGGGCTCAGTCCCTTCGGAAAGAAGAAATGA
- a CDS encoding tetratricopeptide repeat protein, producing MTVGISEHRREKAEIAPGHLAQSFAEEELLANALECFRAGRYAEAEAAYAEILTRIPEHFVGLHHLGLIAHQRGEHTAAARWIEQALAAKPDYVEALSNLGAVHRALGNTEAALSATRKAIAIAPEFAQAYSNLGNALEDQGRLDDALAAYRQAASLNPGFVEAHTNCANVLRKLSRCGEAIVVCEHIIKQRPDSAESYFCLGNILKELGKPDDSANAYRRALALRPDFAKAYTNLGNVLQGQEAFEDAVEAYHQALILRPDLAEAHANMGAALESLGRLKEAIEAYRTAVEINPKLLAIRVWLCHKRRLACDWEGIEADERELRTMIASTHELIHPFPVLSMELGAEEQLRVAQSYAASFFVATPFEHRREEYAGSRKLRIGYLSADFCRHATALLMAELFECHDNSSFEIFAYSHGPEDHSELSVRLRRAFHEFVDLREMTDSEAAKRIKTDRIDILVELKGYTKGARTGIAAQRPAPLQVSFVGFPGTMGASFIDYVIADPFVLPMSQQPFYTENIVHLPHCYQPNDSKRLISNIAPTRAGCGLPDQGFVFCSFNNTYKITPEFFGIWMRLLTAIPGSVLWLLETNVLVKDNLRAEAVKRGVDPNRLVFGPRQPSPEHLARHRLADLFLDTLPYNAHTTASDALWVGLPVLTCAGDTFAGRVAGSLLQAVGLPELITFSLDAYEATGLRLARDPALLETLRHRLLGNRLTAPLFDSARYARDFEATLTRMWETWANGHEPSAFAVAASLPGGVAATSAPPIERITYLTCPLCENADIPAVLGADCSKHPIYRPDLPPVMTWHECGACGHIFTEGYFDASAAVRMFSKTQPNQTVGYDMERQRPVSARIVAHVARYAQAGSWLDVGFGNGSLLFTAEEWGYTPAGLDLRKESVTALKQLGYEAYCLPIEELDCPDRFTVVSMADVLEHMPFPKAGLAAAHRLMRQDGVLFLSMPNTENMVWRLLHANKINPYWGEIEHYHNFSRKRLYALLQEHGFAPVEYHVSERYRVCMEVIAIKR from the coding sequence ATGACAGTAGGGATTAGCGAGCATAGGCGGGAAAAGGCAGAAATAGCGCCCGGACATCTGGCGCAGTCATTTGCAGAGGAGGAACTCCTTGCGAACGCCCTCGAATGTTTTCGCGCCGGCCGCTACGCGGAGGCAGAGGCGGCCTATGCCGAGATATTAACCCGCATACCTGAACATTTTGTTGGCCTTCATCATCTGGGTCTGATCGCTCACCAGCGAGGAGAGCATACAGCCGCCGCGAGGTGGATCGAGCAGGCACTTGCCGCCAAACCAGATTATGTTGAAGCCCTCTCCAATCTCGGTGCGGTTCATCGCGCGCTCGGCAATACTGAAGCTGCGCTTTCCGCGACCCGGAAAGCTATCGCCATCGCCCCGGAATTTGCACAAGCCTATTCCAATTTGGGCAATGCGTTAGAGGACCAGGGCCGTCTCGACGACGCGCTCGCCGCCTATCGGCAAGCCGCGTCGCTCAATCCCGGTTTTGTCGAAGCCCATACGAATTGCGCTAATGTGCTCCGCAAGCTTAGCCGGTGTGGGGAGGCGATTGTGGTGTGCGAGCACATCATCAAACAGCGTCCAGATTCAGCCGAATCCTATTTCTGTCTCGGCAACATTTTGAAGGAGTTAGGCAAGCCGGACGACTCCGCTAACGCCTACCGGAGGGCGCTGGCACTGCGTCCAGATTTCGCCAAAGCTTACACCAATCTAGGGAATGTCTTGCAAGGCCAGGAAGCTTTTGAAGATGCGGTCGAGGCTTACCACCAGGCCCTTATTTTACGTCCGGATCTCGCCGAAGCACACGCCAATATGGGCGCAGCACTCGAAAGTCTGGGTAGGCTTAAGGAGGCGATAGAGGCCTACCGTACCGCCGTCGAGATCAACCCGAAGCTACTAGCCATTCGCGTTTGGCTTTGTCACAAACGGCGGCTAGCATGCGATTGGGAGGGGATTGAGGCCGATGAACGCGAACTTCGTACTATGATTGCCTCGACACACGAACTCATTCATCCCTTCCCGGTCCTTAGCATGGAACTGGGCGCGGAAGAACAACTTCGCGTCGCACAATCCTACGCGGCAAGTTTTTTTGTAGCCACACCATTCGAACACAGGCGGGAAGAATATGCGGGCTCCAGGAAGCTGAGAATAGGATATTTATCGGCCGATTTCTGTCGCCACGCGACCGCGCTTCTCATGGCCGAGTTATTTGAGTGCCACGACAACTCTAGTTTCGAGATTTTTGCTTATTCGCACGGTCCTGAGGACCACAGTGAACTCAGCGTGCGGCTGCGGCGCGCCTTCCATGAATTCGTTGATCTTCGGGAGATGACGGACTCTGAAGCAGCAAAACGCATAAAAACTGATCGAATTGATATTCTCGTTGAATTGAAGGGATACACGAAAGGAGCGCGAACTGGGATTGCCGCCCAAAGACCAGCTCCCTTACAGGTGAGCTTCGTTGGCTTTCCAGGAACCATGGGTGCCAGTTTTATCGACTATGTGATCGCTGATCCCTTTGTGTTACCGATGAGTCAGCAGCCTTTTTACACTGAAAATATCGTCCATCTACCGCATTGCTACCAGCCAAACGACAGCAAGAGGCTGATTTCCAACATCGCGCCGACGCGCGCCGGATGTGGTCTTCCAGATCAGGGATTCGTATTTTGCTCATTCAACAATACCTACAAGATCACGCCGGAGTTTTTCGGCATTTGGATGCGCCTCTTGACCGCTATCCCAGGAAGCGTGCTGTGGCTCTTGGAGACGAATGTTCTCGTCAAGGACAACCTTCGCGCCGAAGCGGTCAAACGGGGGGTTGACCCAAATCGTCTCGTTTTCGGGCCAAGACAGCCATCTCCGGAGCATCTCGCCCGCCACAGGCTAGCGGATCTCTTCCTCGATACCTTGCCCTACAATGCGCACACAACGGCAAGTGATGCCTTATGGGTAGGCCTTCCGGTATTGACATGCGCCGGGGACACCTTTGCAGGGCGCGTAGCTGGCAGCTTGCTGCAGGCGGTTGGCTTGCCCGAGCTTATAACCTTTTCGCTCGACGCTTACGAAGCCACGGGCCTGCGCCTAGCGCGGGATCCAGCACTCTTGGAAACCCTGCGGCACAGGCTTCTCGGCAACCGGTTGACTGCGCCGCTCTTCGATAGCGCGCGTTACGCCCGGGACTTTGAGGCCACGCTCACCCGGATGTGGGAGACTTGGGCAAATGGCCATGAACCCTCAGCCTTCGCGGTTGCCGCTTCTCTACCCGGCGGCGTAGCTGCGACCTCCGCCCCACCGATAGAGCGAATCACCTACCTTACGTGTCCGCTCTGCGAAAACGCCGATATTCCAGCGGTCCTTGGCGCCGATTGCTCGAAACACCCAATCTACCGTCCAGACCTTCCGCCAGTCATGACCTGGCACGAATGTGGCGCCTGCGGACATATCTTTACCGAAGGATATTTCGATGCGAGCGCCGCCGTGCGGATGTTCTCAAAAACGCAGCCCAATCAGACCGTCGGTTACGACATGGAACGCCAACGCCCAGTTTCCGCGCGCATAGTCGCACATGTCGCGCGCTATGCACAGGCAGGAAGCTGGCTGGATGTTGGATTCGGCAATGGCTCCCTTCTCTTTACGGCGGAAGAATGGGGCTATACCCCGGCCGGACTCGACCTCCGTAAGGAGAGTGTCACCGCACTCAAGCAACTTGGTTATGAGGCATATTGCCTGCCAATCGAAGAACTCGATTGCCCCGATCGCTTCACTGTTGTCAGCATGGCCGATGTACTCGAACATATGCCGTTTCCAAAGGCCGGGCTAGCCGCCGCACACCGGCTCATGCGCCAGGACGGAGTTCTATTCCTGTCGATGCCGAATACGGAGAATATGGTCTGGCGGCTGCTACACGCCAACAAGATCAATCCCTATTGGGGCGAGATCGAGCATTATCACAATTTTTCCCGCAAGCGGCTTTACGCGCTTCTGCAAGAACATGGATTCGCCCCAGTCGAATATCACGTCAGTGAGCGCTACCGCGTGTGCATGGAGGTAATCGCGATCAAGCGTTGA
- the purE gene encoding 5-(carboxyamino)imidazole ribonucleotide mutase, with amino-acid sequence MGSESDWETMRHAAALLDELKIGFTALIVSAHRTPDRLISFAKGAKEAGFKVVIAGAGGAAHLPGMAAAMTALPVLGVPIKTTALGGQDSLFSIVQMPAGVPVGTLAIGKPGAINAALLAAAILSLGNPAIEARLSAWRTAQTKAVAEGPSREG; translated from the coding sequence ATGGGCAGCGAATCTGATTGGGAGACGATGCGGCACGCCGCCGCCCTCCTCGACGAGCTCAAGATCGGCTTTACGGCCCTGATCGTCTCGGCGCACCGGACACCAGACCGACTCATCTCTTTCGCCAAGGGCGCCAAGGAAGCGGGCTTTAAAGTCGTCATCGCCGGCGCTGGTGGCGCCGCCCACCTTCCAGGCATGGCTGCCGCAATGACCGCGCTTCCGGTGCTCGGGGTTCCCATCAAAACAACGGCACTTGGAGGGCAGGATTCCTTGTTTTCGATCGTACAAATGCCTGCGGGTGTACCAGTCGGCACGCTGGCGATTGGCAAGCCTGGCGCGATCAATGCGGCGCTGCTCGCCGCCGCCATCCTCTCATTAGGGAATCCGGCGATAGAAGCCAGGCTTTCGGCTTGGCGGACGGCACAAACCAAGGCGGTGGCCGAAGGGCCGTCGCGGGAGGGCTGA